In a genomic window of Festucalex cinctus isolate MCC-2025b chromosome 11, RoL_Fcin_1.0, whole genome shotgun sequence:
- the hnrnpa3 gene encoding heterogeneous nuclear ribonucleoprotein A3 isoform X2 encodes MEDHDCKEPEQLRKLFIGGLSFETTEESLRAHFEQWGTLTDCVVMKDPGSKRSRGFGFVTYSSMLEVDDAMKARPHKVDGRVVEPKRAVSREDSNKPGAHLTVKKIFVGGIKEDTEEYHIRDYFKKYGKIESIEIMEERSTGKKRGFCFVTFDDHDTVDKIVAQKYHTINAHNCEVRKALSKQEMNVVSNNRGRSGGGNFMGRSSYGGGGNYGRDNYGGGRGGYEDFDGPGGNYGGGGGGYGGRGNYGGGGYGNQGGGFGGGCDGGYRGNGGGYGGGGNYNDCNYGSHQSNYGPMKGNNFGGRNSSGPYGGGYGGGGGGSGGYSSRRF; translated from the exons ATGGAG GACCATGACTGTAAAGAACCAGAGCAGCTCAGGAAGCTCTTTATTGGTGGCCTGAGCTTCGAAACCACAGAGGAGAGTTTACGGGCCCATTTTGAGCAATGGGGAACACTGACAGACTGTGTG GTCATGAAAGATCCTGGTAGCAAGCGGTCAAGAGGCTTCGGCTTTGTGACCTACTCCTCCATGTTGGAGGTCGATGACGCCATGAAAGCAAGACCTCACAAAGTCGATGGCCGAGTTGTTGAGCCCAAGAGGGCCGTGTCCAGAGAG GACTCGAACAAACCAGGCGCTCATCTGACGGTGAAGAAGATCTTTGTGGGTGGTATCAAGGAGGATACCGAAGAATACCACATCCGAGATTATTTCAAGAAATATGGCAAGATTGAATCCATCGAGATCATGGAGGAACGCTCTACGGGCAAGAAAAGAGGCTTTTGCTTTGTCACCTTTGATGATCATGACACTGTCGACAAAATTGTCG CTCAGAAATACCACACCATAAACGCCCACAACTGTGAAGTCAGGAAAGCCCTCTCAAAGCAAGAAATGAATGTCGTGTCCAATAACAGGG GAAGGAGTGGCGGTGGTAACTTCATGGGCAGAAGTAGTTATGGAGGTGGTGGCAACTATGGTAGAG ATAACTACGGTGGTGGACGAGGTGGTTATGAGGATTTTGATG gtcctgGTGGTAATTATGGTGGCGGAGGAGGAGGTTATGGAGGACGAGGGAACTATGGAGGGGGAGGCTATGGTAATCAGGGTGGTGGATTTGGTGGCGGCTGTGATGGAGGTTACCGAGGTAATGGTGGAG GCTACGGCGGTGGTGGAAATTACAATGATTGTAACTACGGCAGCCATCAGTCCAACTACGGTCCCATGAAGGGAAACAATTTTGGTGGCAGAAACTCCAGTGGACCATACGGAG GCGGCTATGGCGGTGGAGGCGGCGGCAGTGGCGGCTACAGCTCACGGCGCTTTTAA
- the nfe2l2a gene encoding nuclear factor erythroid 2-related factor 2a, whose protein sequence is MMMEMEVMHSGQQDTDLIDILWRQDIDLGARREVFDYSHRQKEHELQRQQELAEEKRLHLLREQEKALLAQLQLDEETGEYVPRPPPSDPLRSATTPLEAAQDVSFSQQSAEPLSFDECLQLIAETFPLEENEDASVCLDSSAASVASNSSSVAMMSPEQPSLAPLTLSPDPLTASQPQEMFLDIEQAWMELLSLPELQCLSQQLDGTVETVAYPLPNSTEAQDPNYSFYSMSSPVQEKNNLNICPTGFMNTFEGSVPNVSPARNGNQIKPEVPQLNTHFNLNSFCDTFYPDTMLEESSSQQELEGNERNILSDVQNLYSLSPGDTFERGRHSVSAEVPDLDSGLSSPHACSPGKSMYGDEGFDGSDSDMEEMDQNPGSAKSDYSEMFSLNFQPDDNQRAFPLSTLAGQHQTQHDETKQGTTDPAEDNGHSASPFTKDKRKRRSDLRLSRDEQRAKALKIPFGIDMIINLPVDDYNELISKNQLNEAQLALIRDIRRRGKNKVAAQNCRKRKMENIVGLENDLDSLKEEKERQLGEKSRNVSSLREMKRKLNSLYLEVFSMLRDEDGNAISPADFSLQQSTEGSVFLVPRTKKTLIKS, encoded by the exons ATGATGATGGAAATGGAGGTGATGCATTCCGGACAACAG gacaCGGACCTGATCGACATTCTGTGGAGGCAGGACATCGATCTGGGGGCCCGGCGCGAGGTCTTCGACTACAGTCACCGTCAGAAGGAGCACGAGCTCCAGAGGCAGCAGGAGCTGGCGGAGGAGAAGCGGCTGCACCTCCTCCGCGAGCAGGAGAAGGCTCTGCTGGCACAGCTGCAGCTGGACGAGGAGACGGGCGAGTACGTGCCGCGGCCTCCGCCCAGCGACCCGCTGCGGTCGGCCACCACGCCCCTGGAGGCTGCACAG GATGTCAGCTTCTCACAGCAGAGTGCCGAGCCGTTGTCGTTTGATGAATGCTTGCAGCTCATCGCAGAGACGTTTCCCCTTGAAGAAAATGAG GATGCGTCCGTTTGCCTGGACTCGAGTGCCGCCTCTGTagccagcaacagcagcagcgttGCCATGATGTCCCCTGAGCAGCCATCTTTGGCCCCGCTTACGCTTTCACCAGATCCCCTGACTGCATCCCAGCCGCAGGAGATGTTTCTGGATATTGAGCAAGCCTGGATGGAGCTGCTGTCACTTCCTGAGCTGCAG tgtctGAGCCAGCAATTAGACGGCACAGTAGAGACGGTGGCCTATCCTCTTCCAAACAGCACCGAAGCACAAGATCCAAACTACTCCTTTTACTCaatgtccagtccagtccaagagaaaaacaatttaaatatcTGTCCGACGGGTTTTATGAATACATTTGAAGGCTCAGTTCCCAACGTAAGCCCAGCACGCAACGGGAACCAAATCAAGCCAGAAGTTCCCCAGTTAAACACTCATTTCAACCTTAACAGCTTCTGTGACACGTTTTACCCTGACACGATGCTGGAGGAGAGCAGCAGTCAACAGGAGCTCGAGGGAAACGAACGCAACATCTTGTCCGATGTCCAAAACTTGTACAGCCTCTCCCCCGGTGACACATTTGAGCGGGGCAGACATAGTGTGTCCGCAGAAGTGCCCGATTTAGACTCCGGACTCTCAAGTCCTCACGCTTGCTCGCCTGGGAAATCAATGTACGGAGACGAGGGTTTTGACGGCAGCGATTCCGACATGGAGGAGATGGACCAGAACCCCGGCAGTGCAAAATCCGACTACTCCGAGATGTTCTCGTTAAACTTTCAACCCGATGACAACCAGCGAGCGTTTCCTCTGTCCACATTAGCGGGTCAGCATCAAACCCAGCATGATGAGACCAAACAAGGAACGACGGATCCGGCCGAGGACAACGGCCACAGCGCCTCGCCTTTCACTAAAGACAAACGCAAAAGAAGATCGGATTTGCGTCTCTCCAGAGACGAGCAGAGGGCCAAGGCCCTCAAGATCCCCTTCGGTATCGACATGATCATCAACCTGCCCGTCGACGACTACAACGAGCTCATCTCCAAGAACCAACTTAACGAGGCCCAGCTGGCCCTCATCCGGGACATCCGCCGCCGCGGCAAGAACAAAGTGGCGGCCCAGAATTGTCGCAAACGCAAGATGGAGAACATCGTGGGGCTGGAGAACGATCTCGACTCACTGAAGGAGGAGAAAGAACGTCAGCTGGGCGAGAAGTCCCGCAACGTGAGCAGCCTGAGAGAGATGAAGAGGAAGCTGAACAGCCTCTACCTGGAGGTGTTCAGCATGCTGAGGGACGAGGACGGCAACGCCATCTCCCCGGCCGACTTCTCGCTGCAGCAGTCGACCGAAGGCAGCGTCTTCCTCGTTCCTCGCACTAAAAAGACTTTGATCAAGAGCTAA
- the hnrnpa3 gene encoding heterogeneous nuclear ribonucleoprotein A3 isoform X1, which translates to MQIIKGKGRTEEKSRSQVEGREDHDCKEPEQLRKLFIGGLSFETTEESLRAHFEQWGTLTDCVVMKDPGSKRSRGFGFVTYSSMLEVDDAMKARPHKVDGRVVEPKRAVSREDSNKPGAHLTVKKIFVGGIKEDTEEYHIRDYFKKYGKIESIEIMEERSTGKKRGFCFVTFDDHDTVDKIVAQKYHTINAHNCEVRKALSKQEMNVVSNNRGRSGGGNFMGRSSYGGGGNYGRDNYGGGRGGYEDFDGPGGNYGGGGGGYGGRGNYGGGGYGNQGGGFGGGCDGGYRGNGGGYGGGGNYNDCNYGSHQSNYGPMKGNNFGGRNSSGPYGGGYGGGGGGSGGYSSRRF; encoded by the exons ATGCAAATTATAAAGGGGAAAGGAAGGACAGAAGAAAAAAGCAGGTCTCAGGTGGAAGGAAGGGAG GACCATGACTGTAAAGAACCAGAGCAGCTCAGGAAGCTCTTTATTGGTGGCCTGAGCTTCGAAACCACAGAGGAGAGTTTACGGGCCCATTTTGAGCAATGGGGAACACTGACAGACTGTGTG GTCATGAAAGATCCTGGTAGCAAGCGGTCAAGAGGCTTCGGCTTTGTGACCTACTCCTCCATGTTGGAGGTCGATGACGCCATGAAAGCAAGACCTCACAAAGTCGATGGCCGAGTTGTTGAGCCCAAGAGGGCCGTGTCCAGAGAG GACTCGAACAAACCAGGCGCTCATCTGACGGTGAAGAAGATCTTTGTGGGTGGTATCAAGGAGGATACCGAAGAATACCACATCCGAGATTATTTCAAGAAATATGGCAAGATTGAATCCATCGAGATCATGGAGGAACGCTCTACGGGCAAGAAAAGAGGCTTTTGCTTTGTCACCTTTGATGATCATGACACTGTCGACAAAATTGTCG CTCAGAAATACCACACCATAAACGCCCACAACTGTGAAGTCAGGAAAGCCCTCTCAAAGCAAGAAATGAATGTCGTGTCCAATAACAGGG GAAGGAGTGGCGGTGGTAACTTCATGGGCAGAAGTAGTTATGGAGGTGGTGGCAACTATGGTAGAG ATAACTACGGTGGTGGACGAGGTGGTTATGAGGATTTTGATG gtcctgGTGGTAATTATGGTGGCGGAGGAGGAGGTTATGGAGGACGAGGGAACTATGGAGGGGGAGGCTATGGTAATCAGGGTGGTGGATTTGGTGGCGGCTGTGATGGAGGTTACCGAGGTAATGGTGGAG GCTACGGCGGTGGTGGAAATTACAATGATTGTAACTACGGCAGCCATCAGTCCAACTACGGTCCCATGAAGGGAAACAATTTTGGTGGCAGAAACTCCAGTGGACCATACGGAG GCGGCTATGGCGGTGGAGGCGGCGGCAGTGGCGGCTACAGCTCACGGCGCTTTTAA
- the hnrnpa3 gene encoding heterogeneous nuclear ribonucleoprotein A3 isoform X3: MKDPGSKRSRGFGFVTYSSMLEVDDAMKARPHKVDGRVVEPKRAVSREDSNKPGAHLTVKKIFVGGIKEDTEEYHIRDYFKKYGKIESIEIMEERSTGKKRGFCFVTFDDHDTVDKIVAQKYHTINAHNCEVRKALSKQEMNVVSNNRGRSGGGNFMGRSSYGGGGNYGRDNYGGGRGGYEDFDGPGGNYGGGGGGYGGRGNYGGGGYGNQGGGFGGGCDGGYRGNGGGYGGGGNYNDCNYGSHQSNYGPMKGNNFGGRNSSGPYGGGYGGGGGGSGGYSSRRF, translated from the exons ATGAAAGATCCTGGTAGCAAGCGGTCAAGAGGCTTCGGCTTTGTGACCTACTCCTCCATGTTGGAGGTCGATGACGCCATGAAAGCAAGACCTCACAAAGTCGATGGCCGAGTTGTTGAGCCCAAGAGGGCCGTGTCCAGAGAG GACTCGAACAAACCAGGCGCTCATCTGACGGTGAAGAAGATCTTTGTGGGTGGTATCAAGGAGGATACCGAAGAATACCACATCCGAGATTATTTCAAGAAATATGGCAAGATTGAATCCATCGAGATCATGGAGGAACGCTCTACGGGCAAGAAAAGAGGCTTTTGCTTTGTCACCTTTGATGATCATGACACTGTCGACAAAATTGTCG CTCAGAAATACCACACCATAAACGCCCACAACTGTGAAGTCAGGAAAGCCCTCTCAAAGCAAGAAATGAATGTCGTGTCCAATAACAGGG GAAGGAGTGGCGGTGGTAACTTCATGGGCAGAAGTAGTTATGGAGGTGGTGGCAACTATGGTAGAG ATAACTACGGTGGTGGACGAGGTGGTTATGAGGATTTTGATG gtcctgGTGGTAATTATGGTGGCGGAGGAGGAGGTTATGGAGGACGAGGGAACTATGGAGGGGGAGGCTATGGTAATCAGGGTGGTGGATTTGGTGGCGGCTGTGATGGAGGTTACCGAGGTAATGGTGGAG GCTACGGCGGTGGTGGAAATTACAATGATTGTAACTACGGCAGCCATCAGTCCAACTACGGTCCCATGAAGGGAAACAATTTTGGTGGCAGAAACTCCAGTGGACCATACGGAG GCGGCTATGGCGGTGGAGGCGGCGGCAGTGGCGGCTACAGCTCACGGCGCTTTTAA